From Streptomyces chrestomyceticus JCM 4735, one genomic window encodes:
- a CDS encoding DoxX family protein: MSAPSPVTEFTERIKPHTLSLFRIVTGLLFACHGASSLFGILGGAMGKGLTVPAGTWPGWYAAVIQFVGGLLVMLGLGTRAAALISSGSMAYAYFSVHAGESLWPLQNGGELSVLFCWAFLLLVFTGPGTWSLDHLLFRSRQSADATDGVRREPSAV; this comes from the coding sequence ATGTCCGCTCCCTCCCCGGTGACCGAGTTCACCGAACGAATCAAGCCGCACACCCTCTCGCTCTTCCGCATCGTCACCGGCCTGCTCTTCGCCTGCCATGGCGCGTCCTCGCTGTTCGGCATCCTGGGCGGCGCGATGGGCAAGGGCCTGACCGTGCCCGCGGGCACCTGGCCCGGCTGGTACGCGGCCGTCATCCAGTTCGTCGGCGGCCTCCTGGTGATGCTGGGCCTCGGCACCCGCGCCGCGGCCCTGATCAGCTCCGGCTCCATGGCGTACGCGTACTTCTCGGTGCACGCCGGCGAGTCCCTGTGGCCGCTGCAGAACGGCGGCGAGCTGTCCGTACTGTTCTGCTGGGCGTTCCTGCTGCTGGTCTTCACCGGCCCCGGCACCTGGTCGCTGGACCACCTGCTCTTCCGCTCCCGGCAGTCGGCCGACGCCACGGACGGCGTCCGGCGCGAGCCGAGCGCGGTCTGA
- a CDS encoding universal stress protein has protein sequence MDTLPVIVAVDGSPDSERALRWAIEAARLRSAPLQVVHVWPYVTSEGRAAAESGIGDPVLDELRKTLDGQADTAGLPGVEFRSLSGLTDTLLPALGAEAQLLVLGSRGRGGFASLLLGSNGMACAAHSEGPVVVVPRPDRAGAGVGADGEVVRPDPPQVTLGVDASSDEPGAIGFAFAEASRRGARLKVVSGYAWPMLTPPSFEYIAAYEGTQQEYEDALVEQVTQTLAPYRERYPEVAVTAELRNADAAGQLVEASKASDLVVVARHRRRLPVGRRLGSVAHAVLLHAVSPIAVVPEETERSREAE, from the coding sequence ATGGACACCCTGCCGGTCATTGTCGCGGTGGACGGATCTCCCGACAGCGAGCGGGCGCTGCGCTGGGCGATCGAGGCGGCCCGGCTGCGGTCCGCGCCGCTGCAGGTCGTACACGTCTGGCCGTACGTCACCTCGGAAGGCCGCGCGGCGGCCGAGTCCGGCATCGGTGACCCGGTCCTGGACGAGCTGCGCAAGACGCTGGACGGGCAGGCCGACACGGCCGGGCTGCCGGGTGTCGAGTTCCGCAGTCTCAGCGGGCTCACCGACACGCTGCTGCCCGCCCTCGGCGCCGAAGCGCAACTGCTGGTGCTCGGCTCGCGCGGGCGCGGCGGCTTCGCCAGCCTGCTGCTCGGCTCGAACGGCATGGCGTGCGCGGCGCACTCGGAAGGGCCCGTGGTGGTCGTGCCGCGCCCGGACCGGGCCGGCGCCGGGGTCGGTGCGGACGGTGAGGTGGTCCGTCCCGACCCGCCGCAGGTCACCCTCGGAGTCGACGCCTCCTCGGACGAGCCGGGCGCGATCGGCTTCGCCTTCGCCGAGGCGAGCCGTCGCGGAGCCCGCCTCAAGGTGGTCTCCGGCTATGCCTGGCCGATGCTGACGCCGCCGTCGTTCGAATACATCGCGGCCTACGAAGGCACTCAGCAGGAGTACGAGGACGCCCTGGTCGAGCAGGTGACGCAGACGCTCGCGCCGTACCGCGAGCGCTATCCCGAGGTGGCGGTGACGGCCGAACTGCGGAACGCGGACGCCGCCGGGCAGCTCGTCGAGGCGTCCAAGGCCAGCGATCTGGTCGTGGTCGCCCGGCACCGCAGGCGGCTGCCGGTCGGCCGTCGGCTCGGCTCGGTCGCCCACGCCGTACTGCTGCACGCGGTGAGCCCGATCGCGGTCGTGCCGGAGGAGACGGAGCGGAGCCGGGAAGCGGAGTAG
- a CDS encoding glycosyltransferase family 39 protein, with protein sequence MPAEAAPVTLAAALPSRRGITTAPAPTPAAAPSSAPALARLAVPVLPALLALALGLWGIRREDSLWRDEAVTWQVGQRSVAEIWDLLGQVDVVHGLYYVLMHGVFELFGAGPAVLRMPSVLAVAAAAAATAAAGRRLAGPWAGLAAGLVLALIPNIQHYAQEGRAYALVTAGVAVATWLLVSAADASENGAAAVRRRRWPRWAGYGAVMLTTALLNWFSLFVLPAHAVTVLVARRRGARPLLAPWSVSAALVLAGALPLILASRAQSGQVSWIKPVAVSTLLGVAALLFVALVCARVPYPGRGRATVSPASVGLPLLAVPQGGLLLASVLVEPVYLDRYVLYTNLGFALLLGVGVAAAVQALPVRTWVLLAGVTATAFVALLPAETGLRAPKSRADDVLRAADRVAVAARTGDGVLFIPAARRDTALVTPTAFTGLDDLALAESPAASGTIKGVEGSAEHIRTAMLAKSRIVVVTDTRRAAPPAPVREAEKLRVLARHFERTGRTDTVGRRIEVYEKVR encoded by the coding sequence ATGCCCGCTGAAGCCGCCCCCGTCACACTGGCCGCTGCCCTCCCCAGCCGACGCGGCATCACCACCGCACCCGCACCCACTCCCGCCGCCGCGCCCTCCTCCGCCCCCGCCCTCGCGCGGCTGGCCGTCCCGGTGCTGCCCGCCCTGCTGGCGCTGGCGCTCGGCCTGTGGGGCATCCGGCGGGAGGACAGCCTGTGGCGGGACGAGGCCGTGACCTGGCAGGTCGGGCAGCGTTCGGTGGCGGAGATCTGGGACCTGCTCGGCCAGGTGGACGTCGTGCACGGCCTCTACTACGTACTGATGCACGGCGTCTTCGAGCTCTTCGGCGCCGGCCCGGCGGTACTCCGGATGCCGTCCGTCCTGGCCGTCGCCGCGGCCGCGGCCGCCACCGCCGCGGCCGGACGCCGCCTCGCCGGGCCCTGGGCCGGCCTGGCCGCCGGGCTGGTCCTGGCGCTGATACCCAACATCCAGCACTACGCCCAGGAAGGCCGGGCGTACGCGCTGGTCACGGCCGGCGTGGCGGTCGCCACCTGGCTTCTGGTGAGCGCGGCGGACGCGTCGGAGAACGGAGCGGCGGCCGTACGGCGGCGCCGCTGGCCGCGCTGGGCGGGCTACGGCGCGGTCATGCTCACCACGGCCCTGCTGAACTGGTTCTCGCTGTTCGTCCTGCCCGCGCACGCCGTCACCGTGCTCGTCGCCCGCCGCCGTGGTGCCCGCCCGCTGCTCGCCCCGTGGTCGGTGTCGGCGGCCCTAGTGCTGGCGGGCGCGCTGCCGCTCATCCTGGCCAGCCGGGCCCAGTCGGGCCAGGTGTCGTGGATCAAGCCCGTCGCCGTGTCCACGCTGCTGGGCGTCGCGGCGCTGCTGTTCGTGGCGCTGGTGTGCGCCCGCGTCCCGTACCCGGGCCGTGGCCGCGCGACCGTGTCACCGGCCTCCGTCGGGCTGCCGCTGCTCGCCGTGCCGCAGGGCGGCCTGCTGCTGGCCTCCGTCCTCGTGGAGCCCGTCTATCTGGACCGCTACGTCCTCTACACCAACCTCGGTTTCGCCCTGCTGCTCGGCGTCGGCGTCGCCGCTGCCGTCCAGGCGCTCCCGGTCCGTACGTGGGTGCTGCTCGCGGGGGTGACGGCGACGGCTTTCGTGGCGCTGCTGCCCGCGGAGACCGGCCTGCGCGCGCCGAAGAGCCGGGCGGACGACGTGCTGCGGGCGGCCGACCGGGTCGCGGTGGCCGCGCGTACGGGCGACGGCGTGCTGTTCATACCGGCCGCCCGGCGCGACACGGCGCTGGTGACGCCGACGGCCTTCACCGGCCTCGACGACCTCGCGCTGGCCGAGAGCCCGGCGGCCTCCGGCACCATCAAGGGCGTCGAGGGCAGCGCCGAGCACATACGTACCGCCATGCTGGCCAAGTCCCGCATCGTGGTCGTCACCGACACCCGACGGGCCGCGCCGCCCGCACCCGTACGCGAGGCCGAGAAACTCCGCGTCCTCGCCCGGCACTTCGAGCGGACCGGCCGCACGGACACCGTCGGCCGCCGCATAGAGGTCTACGAGAAGGTGCGCTGA
- a CDS encoding GNAT family N-acetyltransferase, with protein MNTWQCRPETPEDIPAVRRINLAAFETAGEADLVDALRQDPAAWLPGLSYVAEPAGSTAAPASVVAHALLTRCHIAGEPAVALAPCAVLPEYHKQGAGSAVVRALLDAARAAGERTAVVLGHPPYYPRFGFEPAASRFGILPPQEWPDEAFLALSLDGSTPPRGTVRYAEAFGIG; from the coding sequence ATGAACACCTGGCAGTGCCGCCCCGAGACTCCCGAGGACATCCCGGCCGTCCGCCGGATCAACCTGGCCGCCTTCGAGACCGCGGGCGAGGCCGACCTCGTCGACGCGCTGCGGCAGGACCCGGCGGCCTGGCTGCCGGGTCTTTCGTACGTGGCCGAGCCGGCCGGCAGCACGGCGGCGCCCGCGTCCGTCGTCGCGCACGCGCTGCTCACCCGCTGTCACATAGCCGGCGAACCAGCCGTCGCGCTCGCGCCGTGCGCGGTGCTGCCCGAGTACCACAAGCAGGGCGCGGGCAGCGCCGTTGTCCGGGCCCTGCTGGACGCGGCCCGGGCGGCCGGCGAGCGGACGGCCGTCGTACTGGGCCACCCGCCGTACTACCCCAGGTTCGGCTTCGAGCCCGCCGCTTCCCGCTTCGGCATCCTGCCGCCGCAGGAGTGGCCGGACGAAGCGTTCCTGGCCCTGTCCCTGGACGGCAGCACACCTCCGCGCGGCACGGTGCGCTACGCGGAGGCGTTCGGCATCGGCTGA
- a CDS encoding nucleoside/nucleotide kinase family protein, with the protein MTETSSEAEPTHLPHLVERARRLAASATPARRRLLGIAGPPGSGKSTLAARLVAGLAGSAVLVPMDGFHLAEAELRRLGRTDRKGAPDTFDAAGYAALLARLRSPAPDTTVYAPAFDRRIEEPVAGSVPVPPDVPLVVTEGNYLLLDGPSWADARVCLDEVWYVELDDAERVRRLVDRHERFGKSRAHAERFVRTSDEANARLVTAGRARADLVVRFGPDAAPEPYGEA; encoded by the coding sequence ATGACCGAGACCAGCAGCGAGGCCGAGCCCACGCACCTGCCCCACCTCGTCGAGCGCGCCCGACGGCTCGCCGCCTCCGCCACCCCGGCCCGCCGCCGGCTCCTCGGGATCGCGGGACCGCCCGGCTCGGGCAAGTCCACCCTGGCCGCCCGTCTGGTGGCCGGGCTGGCCGGGTCGGCGGTGCTCGTGCCCATGGACGGTTTCCACCTCGCCGAGGCGGAGCTGCGCCGACTGGGGCGCACGGACCGTAAGGGCGCGCCGGACACCTTCGATGCCGCCGGATACGCGGCCCTGCTGGCCCGCCTGCGCTCCCCCGCGCCGGACACCACCGTCTACGCCCCGGCCTTCGACCGCCGCATCGAGGAGCCGGTGGCGGGCAGCGTCCCCGTGCCGCCCGACGTGCCGCTCGTCGTGACCGAAGGCAACTACCTGCTGCTCGACGGCCCGTCGTGGGCCGACGCCAGGGTGTGCCTCGACGAGGTCTGGTACGTGGAGCTGGACGACGCGGAACGGGTGCGGCGCCTGGTCGACCGGCACGAGCGGTTCGGCAAATCACGGGCGCACGCCGAGCGGTTCGTCCGTACCTCGGACGAGGCCAACGCCCGTCTGGTGACGGCCGGGCGGGCGCGCGCCGACCTGGTCGTCAGATTCGGCCCGGACGCGGCACCGGAGCCGTACGGCGAGGCGTGA
- a CDS encoding alpha/beta fold hydrolase yields the protein MDVENDTVPVENGELFYEAAGVGTEGDPSVVLLHGGMLDQRMWDEQFTWLAQSGLRTVRYDARGHGLSSTVDGDYANHEDLRTLLDHLGVARAILVGLSHGARIALDMALAHPDRVFALALASPGVSGRAFTDPFILEHIKEQVAALTDEEDGTERYIEHFLRMWVDGPHRAPDAVDPALRERMRASADANVVVHAGGMGAGVPIEVGAYERLAEIRVPTLVLDGDLDSSDISANAHAITLAVPGAQRVRIPGAAHMVNLENTGHFDHALHGFLSGLPY from the coding sequence ATGGACGTCGAGAACGACACGGTGCCGGTCGAGAACGGCGAGCTGTTCTACGAGGCGGCCGGCGTCGGCACGGAGGGCGACCCCTCGGTGGTGCTGCTGCACGGCGGGATGCTCGACCAGCGCATGTGGGACGAGCAGTTCACCTGGCTCGCCCAGTCCGGCCTGCGCACGGTCCGCTACGACGCTCGCGGCCACGGCCTGTCCTCCACCGTCGACGGCGACTACGCCAACCACGAGGACCTGCGCACCCTCCTCGACCACCTCGGCGTAGCGCGCGCCATCCTCGTCGGCCTCTCGCACGGCGCCCGCATCGCCCTGGACATGGCGCTCGCCCACCCGGACCGTGTCTTCGCGCTGGCCCTGGCCTCGCCCGGAGTGAGCGGCCGGGCCTTCACCGACCCGTTCATCCTGGAGCACATCAAGGAGCAGGTGGCCGCCCTCACCGACGAGGAGGACGGCACGGAGCGCTACATCGAGCACTTCCTGCGCATGTGGGTGGACGGCCCGCACCGCGCCCCCGACGCCGTGGACCCCGCGCTGCGCGAGCGGATGCGGGCCTCGGCGGACGCCAACGTGGTCGTGCACGCGGGCGGTATGGGCGCCGGAGTGCCGATCGAGGTCGGCGCGTACGAGCGGCTGGCGGAGATCCGGGTACCGACCCTGGTCCTGGACGGCGACCTGGACAGCTCCGACATCTCCGCCAACGCCCATGCCATCACCCTCGCCGTGCCGGGCGCCCAGCGGGTACGCATCCCGGGCGCGGCCCACATGGTGAACCTGGAGAACACCGGCCACTTCGACCACGCCCTGCACGGGTTCCTCTCGGGTCTTCCGTACTGA
- a CDS encoding superoxide dismutase family protein, translating to MAQKSSEVPEGAAGPAAGRGRAVHGGRARGGATPTPTPTPTPARARPRTVARTAGASVAALATAGTLLLAPAAVAADGDKVTKNTVNQDYSVTIAAQFTRPNGAMLSRALTYDPKLVPVNSHVTVSERANSDRTRVGLRVDGLVANRTYGAHVHTGTCGVRPESSGPHYQHRKDPRTPSVDPAYANPKNEVWLDFTTDGKGEASSVSRNAWRFRSGEARSVVIHEHRTATKAGVAGTAGRVVACYSVPFNQSKEAAKAVSGLLGKLF from the coding sequence GTGGCGCAGAAGTCATCGGAGGTGCCGGAGGGCGCGGCGGGACCGGCCGCCGGCCGCGGGCGGGCCGTGCACGGCGGACGGGCCAGGGGCGGTGCGACGCCGACGCCGACACCGACGCCGACACCGGCACGGGCGCGGCCGCGGACGGTCGCCAGGACGGCGGGCGCCTCCGTGGCGGCCCTCGCCACGGCGGGCACGCTCCTGCTCGCCCCGGCGGCGGTCGCGGCGGACGGCGACAAGGTCACGAAGAACACCGTCAATCAGGACTACTCGGTCACCATCGCGGCGCAGTTCACCCGCCCGAACGGCGCGATGCTGAGCCGGGCGCTGACGTACGACCCCAAGCTGGTGCCCGTGAACTCCCACGTCACGGTCAGTGAGCGCGCCAACAGCGACCGCACCCGGGTCGGCCTGCGGGTGGACGGCCTGGTGGCGAACCGCACGTACGGGGCGCACGTCCACACGGGGACGTGCGGGGTCCGCCCGGAGAGCTCGGGGCCGCACTACCAGCACCGCAAGGACCCGCGCACGCCCTCCGTCGACCCGGCGTACGCCAACCCGAAGAACGAGGTCTGGCTGGATTTCACCACCGACGGGAAGGGCGAGGCGAGCTCCGTCTCCCGCAACGCCTGGCGTTTCCGGTCCGGCGAGGCGCGGTCCGTGGTGATCCACGAGCACCGCACCGCGACCAAGGCCGGGGTGGCGGGGACCGCCGGCCGGGTGGTCGCGTGCTACTCCGTGCCGTTCAACCAGTCGAAGGAAGCCGCGAAGGCCGTCAGCGGCCTCCTGGGGAAGCTCTTCTGA
- a CDS encoding MarR family winged helix-turn-helix transcriptional regulator, with protein MSVTEGGADSAEHLAYEVIRRLWPLHRTVVRAVERELSGTGLTAGQRALLDTLRTHGPRTVPELARALELDRQPVQRWVNHARELGLLETVPNPEHRRSPLIRLTPEGAEVTSALQRSEAAGLRRVLAGVPAADVATALHVLDRLGEDFRALAREDEARSGPSRTAGPPREPRTLQTPQTSRKPRKPRTSPADRAPHPTAAPHTGRHGAEA; from the coding sequence ATGAGTGTCACCGAGGGCGGCGCGGACTCCGCCGAGCACCTCGCGTACGAGGTGATCCGCCGCCTGTGGCCGCTGCACCGGACAGTCGTACGCGCCGTGGAACGGGAACTGTCGGGTACGGGCCTGACGGCCGGTCAGCGCGCCCTGCTGGACACCCTGCGCACGCACGGTCCGCGCACCGTGCCGGAGCTGGCCCGCGCCCTGGAACTGGACCGCCAGCCCGTACAGCGCTGGGTGAACCACGCGAGGGAACTGGGCCTGCTGGAGACCGTCCCCAACCCCGAGCACCGGCGCTCCCCCCTGATCCGGCTCACCCCGGAAGGCGCCGAGGTGACGAGCGCGCTCCAGCGGTCCGAGGCGGCCGGGCTGCGGCGGGTGCTGGCCGGGGTGCCGGCCGCCGACGTGGCCACCGCGCTGCACGTGCTCGACCGCCTCGGCGAGGACTTCCGGGCGCTGGCCCGGGAGGACGAGGCACGCTCCGGTCCCTCCCGTACGGCGGGGCCGCCCCGGGAACCTCGGACGCTCCAGACACCTCAAACGTCACGGAAGCCCCGAAAGCCCCGGACTTCCCCAGCGGACCGAGCGCCCCACCCGACAGCAGCACCCCACACAGGACGGCACGGAGCAGAAGCATGA
- a CDS encoding methyltransferase — protein sequence MNTLQAPQSVGWTEAGAARTARWRSESGTPAPRRVVVADDRTKADDAYKLACEGTALLWRGDFHNARQLLTALARRIDRRPRKRPPADPAQAFHLHRAVQSQRARILGMLLVSLDPGYGLALRRAPDVREACLQAYGPDTPDAHPAPPLIVSLRELLGVIGAYEWRRNGVRVPALGGDRVHPYYGVFSPVRGEYVDLVAQAPLPSVPGPAFDIGTGTGVLASVLARRGVSRVVATDQDPRALACARENTERLGVTDRVEILEADLFPAGRAALVVCNPPWVPAKPTSPVEYAVYDPGSRMLRGFLNGLSAHLEPGGEGWLILSDIAEHLGLRSRAELTAAFDAAGLTVLDRLDIRPRHPRARDADDALHAARAAEVTSLWRLGAAGAAGTTEAEGSGGAEEGTRT from the coding sequence ATGAACACACTTCAGGCCCCGCAGTCCGTCGGGTGGACCGAGGCCGGCGCGGCCCGCACCGCACGCTGGCGTTCCGAGAGCGGCACGCCGGCACCCCGCCGGGTGGTCGTCGCCGACGACCGTACGAAGGCCGACGACGCCTACAAGCTCGCCTGCGAGGGCACGGCGCTCCTGTGGCGCGGCGACTTCCACAACGCCCGCCAACTGCTGACCGCACTGGCCCGCCGGATCGACCGCCGCCCGCGCAAACGGCCACCGGCCGACCCCGCCCAGGCGTTCCACCTGCACCGGGCCGTGCAGAGTCAGCGCGCCCGCATCCTGGGGATGCTGCTGGTATCCCTGGACCCCGGGTACGGGCTCGCACTGCGCCGCGCGCCCGACGTACGGGAGGCGTGCCTCCAGGCGTACGGGCCGGACACCCCGGATGCGCACCCCGCCCCGCCCCTGATCGTCTCGCTGCGCGAACTGCTCGGGGTGATCGGCGCCTACGAATGGCGCAGAAACGGCGTCCGCGTACCGGCGCTCGGCGGCGACCGCGTCCACCCGTACTACGGCGTCTTCTCCCCCGTGCGCGGCGAGTACGTCGACCTGGTGGCCCAGGCGCCGCTCCCCTCCGTCCCCGGACCGGCGTTCGACATCGGAACCGGCACCGGCGTCCTGGCCTCGGTGCTGGCCCGGCGCGGTGTGTCCCGTGTGGTGGCCACCGACCAGGACCCGCGAGCCCTGGCCTGCGCGCGGGAGAACACCGAACGGCTCGGCGTGACCGACCGCGTGGAGATCCTGGAGGCCGACCTGTTCCCGGCCGGACGCGCGGCGCTCGTCGTCTGCAACCCGCCGTGGGTACCGGCCAAGCCCACCTCCCCCGTCGAGTACGCGGTCTACGACCCGGGCAGCCGGATGCTCCGCGGCTTCCTGAACGGCCTGTCCGCCCACCTCGAACCGGGCGGCGAGGGCTGGCTGATCCTGTCCGACATCGCCGAACACCTCGGGCTGCGCTCCCGCGCCGAGCTGACCGCCGCGTTCGACGCGGCGGGCCTGACGGTCCTGGACCGCCTGGACATCCGGCCCCGGCACCCCCGCGCCCGCGACGCCGACGACGCCCTGCACGCCGCCCGCGCCGCCGAGGTGACCTCACTGTGGCGGTTGGGGGCAGCGGGAGCTGCGGGAACCACAGAGGCCGAAGGGTCCGGAGGGGCCGAAGAGGGAACCCGGACATGA
- a CDS encoding glycosyltransferase family 87 protein produces MPDQTATRATPAVTHAPTPAPASTRLRTALPPLLAAWFLTRLWLVPAALKISPFVGGGGLDPSVSKVYTGWYAVLSGGSFPLHDVSWQYPPGAALPILAPGLVPGLGFGPAFIVLAALCDAAIFVLLVRVARRRGRSLAGPWLWTVGLAVLSTMPWNRFDLHVTALAILALVAASARRAWAGRAFGAVTALAAVIKVWPALLLAGTARGHRTRTAWAAAAVTGAVVTAAFALAMPNAFSFLSAQESRGIQIESVGSLPFHVARHLGWSGTWAAKDGSHEFVGPWVAGASVAMQVSTVPAFGWLLWWRRRSDRTAARVLPDAALTATLLFVVTSRVISPQYMVWLLGLAAVCLLRGDTTQRPVALLILAACVFTTLDFPLLYRGLRDDASWLSIANLYVRNLLLIAAAWLSARRLWRGTVPVRRPSP; encoded by the coding sequence GTGCCCGACCAGACCGCCACCCGCGCCACCCCCGCAGTCACCCATGCGCCCACCCCCGCGCCCGCGTCCACCCGCCTCCGTACGGCACTCCCACCCCTGCTCGCCGCCTGGTTCCTCACCCGGCTCTGGCTGGTGCCCGCGGCCCTGAAGATCAGCCCGTTCGTGGGCGGCGGCGGGCTCGATCCGTCCGTGAGCAAGGTCTACACCGGCTGGTACGCGGTCCTGAGCGGCGGCAGCTTCCCGCTGCACGACGTGAGCTGGCAGTACCCGCCGGGCGCGGCCCTGCCGATCCTGGCGCCCGGCCTCGTCCCCGGCCTCGGCTTCGGGCCCGCCTTCATCGTGCTGGCCGCGCTGTGCGACGCCGCGATCTTCGTACTGCTGGTGCGGGTGGCGCGGCGGCGCGGCCGTTCGCTCGCCGGGCCCTGGCTGTGGACCGTGGGCCTGGCCGTCCTCAGCACCATGCCGTGGAACCGGTTCGACCTGCACGTGACCGCTCTGGCGATACTCGCCCTGGTGGCCGCGTCCGCGCGGCGCGCCTGGGCCGGCCGGGCCTTCGGGGCCGTGACGGCGCTCGCCGCCGTCATCAAGGTCTGGCCCGCGCTGCTGCTCGCCGGTACGGCGCGGGGCCATCGCACCCGCACGGCCTGGGCAGCCGCCGCCGTCACCGGTGCCGTCGTGACCGCCGCTTTCGCCCTCGCCATGCCGAACGCGTTCTCCTTCCTCTCCGCCCAGGAGTCGCGCGGCATCCAGATCGAGTCGGTCGGCTCCCTGCCGTTCCATGTGGCGCGGCATCTCGGCTGGAGCGGCACCTGGGCGGCGAAGGACGGGTCGCACGAGTTCGTCGGCCCGTGGGTGGCCGGGGCCAGCGTCGCCATGCAGGTGTCGACCGTGCCGGCCTTCGGCTGGCTGCTGTGGTGGCGGCGCCGGTCGGACCGTACCGCCGCCCGGGTCCTGCCGGACGCCGCGCTGACCGCCACGCTCCTGTTCGTGGTCACCAGCCGGGTGATCAGCCCGCAGTACATGGTCTGGCTGCTCGGTCTGGCCGCGGTCTGCCTGCTGCGCGGCGACACCACCCAGCGCCCGGTCGCGCTGCTGATCCTGGCGGCCTGCGTCTTCACCACGCTGGACTTCCCGCTCCTGTACCGCGGGCTGCGGGACGACGCGTCCTGGCTGTCCATCGCCAATCTGTACGTCCGGAACCTGCTGCTGATCGCGGCGGCCTGGCTGTCCGCCCGCCGCCTGTGGCGCGGGACCGTACCCGTACGCCGCCCTTCCCCATGA
- a CDS encoding DedA family protein, protein MSDTPWVYAIVGLSVLLDVFVPILPSGVLVITAATTAAGTRTAAGAVGVSTSVRGDADLAEMLALVLCAATASVLGDMVAYRLAWRGGDRFDRAIARSRRLTAAQERLGAALTRGGGGIVVLARFAPAGRSVVSLGAGVAHRTVREFLPWSALAGLAWAAYGVSLGYVGGQWLGVSWISTAMSVFALFAAGSAAVFLMRRPERRAEAFTAAGSD, encoded by the coding sequence TTGAGCGACACCCCTTGGGTCTACGCGATCGTCGGACTCTCCGTACTCCTCGACGTCTTCGTGCCGATCCTGCCCAGCGGTGTCCTGGTGATCACCGCCGCCACCACGGCCGCGGGCACCCGTACCGCGGCCGGCGCGGTGGGCGTCTCCACCTCCGTACGCGGTGACGCCGACCTCGCCGAGATGCTGGCCCTGGTGCTGTGCGCCGCGACCGCCTCGGTGCTCGGCGACATGGTCGCCTACCGGCTCGCCTGGCGCGGCGGCGACCGCTTCGACCGCGCCATCGCCCGCTCCCGGCGGCTGACCGCGGCCCAGGAACGGCTCGGCGCGGCGCTGACCCGGGGCGGCGGCGGCATCGTCGTCCTGGCCCGCTTCGCGCCCGCCGGACGATCGGTGGTCAGCCTCGGCGCCGGGGTCGCGCACCGTACGGTCCGGGAGTTCCTGCCGTGGTCCGCGCTGGCCGGGCTGGCCTGGGCCGCGTACGGGGTGAGCCTCGGCTATGTGGGCGGCCAGTGGCTGGGCGTGTCGTGGATCAGCACCGCCATGTCGGTGTTCGCGCTGTTCGCGGCCGGGTCCGCGGCGGTCTTTCTGATGCGCAGGCCGGAGCGCCGGGCCGAGGCGTTCACGGCGGCCGGCTCGGACTGA